Sequence from the Thermomicrobiales bacterium genome:
TACGCCTTGGAAAGCCCGTTGAATGTGAGCGTGCGGTCCCACATTCCGGGGAAATTGGCGATGCTGTAGTGCTTTCGTCCGCCGTAGATGATCTTTTCGTACATCTCGTCCGTGTAGACGAGGATGTCGTGCTCGATAGCGAACGCGCAGATCGTGTTGATTTCGTCGAGCGTCAGCACACGCCCAGTCGGGTTCGACGGCGAGTTGACCACCAATCCGCGGGTGCCAGGTGTGACGGCCGCCTCGAGCAACTCCCGCGTAACTCGGAAATTGCTGTCTGGATCGAGCGAAACCGGAATGGCTCGGCCACCCGCGATTTCCACCATCGAGACATAGGAAACCCACGCGGGCTCGAGCAGCAATATGTCGACACCCTCTTCGACCGTCGCCAGCATGGCGGCAAAGAGCGCCTGCTTTCCGCCCGGTGTCACCATGATTTCCGACGGGTCGTACTCGAGCTGGTTGTCCGCGAGCAGCTTCTTGCTTATCGCTTTTTTGAGCGCGGGCGTGCCGTTGCTGGCGACATAGTGCGTGTCACCAGCATTCATCGCCTCAGTTGCCGCGAGGCGAATGTTCTCGGGGGTGATGAAATCGGGATCGCCACCGCCAAGATCGATGACATCGATCCCTTGGGCCTTGAGCTCGCGCGCCTTATTCGACACCGCGACCGTGGGCGACGGCGCCGCGTTTTTCACGCGCGCTGCCAGAAAATCAGCGACATCCCGTGGTTTCGTTTGCACCCAAATCTCCTCGATCGACCATGGCGAATTCGACGCTCGAGCAAGTATCCCGCCTTGCCCGATTCATGTCGAGAACCAATGCACGCTCCAGTCCAGGGTCCCGGAAGCGCTCTCCCGCGCAAGCAGCAACTCCGCCAGCGCTGCACTGCCTCACGGGCGGGCGGTTGCACCGCAGCTCGCTGCAGCCCGTTGCTCCAACAACTGCTTCACCGGAACGATGATCAACACGGCCCAATCCGCCGCGGTCTTGCAGCAGATGCCGTGGCTCTGGGTTCCCGCTGGCGTCCTGATCGCCCTTGCGGTGCTCAGCATCAACTTCATCGGCGATGGCTTGCGCGACGCGCTCGATCCGCGTTCCTCGCGCCGATAACACCTGACCGATTCGCCGGTCCTGCGGTATACTCCCCTGTCCTCCGGATTGGCCGGAGGTATATGCCTTTCTGCTCCGTCCGTTCGCTCGCCGGCGCAACGCGAGTTCGAATGGAAACGGGGCGGCTCCAGAGAAAGGGGCTTCCTCTTGCGCACCGATTCCAGCGCGCGCTTTTACGAGTTGATGTCGATTTCTGTTCCCGACGGCACGCCGGAGGAACTGATCGAGACGTCCCAATCCGTTGGCGGATACATCGAAGCCGCCGGCGGCCGAGTCCTGCGCAGCAGCAACGAGTCTCCGTGGGGACGTCGCCGCCTCGCCTATCCCATCCGGCACGAGAGCACCGACCTGCGCGACGGTTTCTATACGCTGTATCACTTCGAAATTCAGCCCGAGGGGCTCGAATCGATCGAGCGCGAGATTCGTCTGAACGAGCGCATCATTCGCCACCTGCTCCTCCAGCTCGACAGCGAACCGATCTTCGTCGAGGAAGAGGAAGTGGTCACCGAAACCACCGATCCCGAAACCGGCGAGACCGTGATCACGGATGAAACCATCGTCACAGCCGAGGATCCGGCCACAGGCGAAGCTGTGGTGGTCGATGAAGTCGAAGTTGCCGTTGTGGACGCCGCGGGCGAAGTCGAGGTCGTTGCAGACGAGATCGAGGTCGCTGTGGTGGATGCCGACGGTGAGGTCGAAGTCGTCGCCGACGAGATCGAGGTCGTTTCCGCCGAGGAGGAATAGCGATGTCGTTTGCAAACATCACGCTCATGGGCAACCTTGGGAGCGACCCCGAGACGAGGTACACCCCAAACGGACGACTGAATGTTCGTTTCAGCGTCGCCACAAATCGGCGCTGGACTGATTCGAACGGTCAGCAACAAGAGCGAACCACCTGGTTCCGAGTCACCGCCTGGGGGAATCAAGCTGAAGGCCTTGTGAAGCTTATGGACCAAGGCTATCTCGGGAAGGGCAGGCAAGTCGTAGTTACTGGTCGACTTGAAGCCAACGAGTACACGGGAAACGATGGCTCACTTCGTACATCCCTCGACGTGACCGCCAATGACGTCCAGCTAGTGGGTGGCCGAAACGACGGATCCGGCAGCGGATTCGGTGGGGGCCAGCAAGGCGGCTTCTCCGGCAGCCGAACCCAGCAGAGCGGCGGTAGCGCCGACCGATTCGACGATCTCCCCGACTCGGGGGATGTCGACGACATTCCTTTCTAGACAACCGACGACGACGAACTCTTTCAGGAGACTCACGTGACCGATACTCAAGAACCCACGACTTCTGCCGCTCCCACCGAAGAAGGGGAGCGACCAAGCCGGTTTGCTTCGCGCGGTCCTCGCCCTGAAGGCGCGGCCGGAGAGGGCGAGCGCCCACGCGGTGGACGTCGATTCGGCGGCGGCCGCTTCGGCTCGCGCCGCAAGGTCTGCGCCTTCTGCATGGATGGCATCAAGGAGGTCGACTACAAGGACCTTCCCCGCCTGCGCCGCCACATTTCTGAGCGCGGCAAGATCGAGCCACGCCGCAAGACCGGTACCTGCGCAAAGCACCAGCGTTCGTTGACGGTCGCCATCAAGCGGGCTCGCCACGTTGCCCTGCTTCCGTTCGTCGGCGGAACCGGCCGGTTCTAGCAGACGTTCCTACCCAGAGAATGAGTGGCCCAGCCGGCTCGCATGTGAACGTGTGAGCCGGCTGACGGCAAACTGCCCGGAGAGACGCACGCCCCATGGCCAATCCCGAGTCGAATCAGCCTGAGAAGCAATCAGCCAAGACGACTTCGAAGAGCTCAAGTCGATCGTCCACGAGCGCCAGGTCTGGTGGAGCTCAGTCGAAATCCAGGCTGACCGACAAGAGCCAGCCAAAGAAGCGAATCTCCCGACGGCAGCAGGACGACAAGAACACGCGCATTCTGTACGGCGTGCTCGGCGCCGCGGCGGTGATCATCGCGCTGGTGCTGGTTGGCCAGGCGGTGAATCAGTACTACCTCACACCGCGGAAAGTCCTCGCGACCGTCAATGGAACCGAAATCACCCGCGAGGATTACTGGAAGTACCGATCGAACGTACTCGTCAATCAGATCAGCCAGTATCAGCAGTACGCGTCGTTCTTCCAGGGGGAGCAGCAACAGCAGTATCTGGCGATGGCCCAACAGGCATCGGTCCAGCTCGACGAAGTGTGGGGATCGAAAGACACCGATCCAACCACGCTCCAATCGATGATCGACGATCAGGTCTACCTCGATGGTTTGGACTCGCTCGGCTTGGCAATCACCGATGAGGATGTTCAGAACTTCATCGACGAGCGTTTCGCCAATCCGGAGGCGCCCCTCTTTACTCCGACGAACACACCCACGCTGATTCCGCAACGAGCCGAATGGGCGACAGAAACCGCTGTTTCCCTTGCGGCAACCACGACGGCGGAAGCCCAGGGTTCTCCGGACTTCGGGTCTCCCGAGGCTGTTGCGTCTCCGGAAGGTGATTCAGGTACGCCGGTTGTCCCATCCGCAGTCGAAGATGGAACCCCGTCCGCTTCACCTTCGGTCGCCGAGAGCACGCCGGTTGCTGCCGAGTCGACTCCTGTCTCGAACGCAACACCAGCCGGAGAAATCGGCTCTCCTGAAGCCGTCGTGGAAACATCGACGAGCGGAACGCCTGGTTCCGGCACGCCGGCAGCCGCAACGCCTGTTCCGACCCAGACTCCGAATCAGGACCAGGTGCGCGAAACCGCAACCGCGAATTTCGACACCTACTCCGAGCAAGTCTTCGACCTGACACATATGAATCACGACGACTACGTGCGGCTGGTAGCGAAACCGGCGCTCGCGCGGGATCTCGTGACGAACCACTTTGCGCAACAGGTCGGCCAATCCGCCGAGCAGGTCCATGCGCGGCACATCCTGGTTGGCACCGAAGAGCTGGCGAACAAGCTCTACGAAGACCTCCAGACCGATCCCGATGCATTTGCGCAGCTGGCAGAGGAGAACTCGATCGATACCGGAACCGCGCCGAATGGCGGCGATCTGGGATGGTTCACGCGCGGAGTCATGGTCGAGCCGTTCGAAGAAGTCGCTTTCGAGCTGGCGCCCGACGCAATCAGCGAACCGGTCCAGACGCAGTTCGGTTGGCACATCATTCAGGTGCTCGAGCATGAGAACGATCGCGCCCTGACCGACGAACAGATCGATCAGACGATTAGCGCCGAAACCGACCGCTGGTTGGCGGATCAACGCGAGGCGGCATCGATTTCGTCAGTCGTCAAGCCGACACCCACGCCAAGCGTCCAGGAGTTCGTTCCTCCCGCAGATGCCCCGACGGTTGCTCCGACCGTCGTGCCAGCGAGTCCCGTAGCCAGTGACGAAACCAAGGACGACGGGACGCCATCCGCATCGCCTGTGGCGGAGTAGCCTTCCGGCTGCTCACGTTCGAAAATGCTATGCTCATCAAACCGCAACAGCGCCCCCGCGTTGATGTTGCAGGAATGAGGCAAGCGGACGTGAGCAGCCGAAAACCACCTTCTGACTCAGGCGACTGGGACGATTTCGATATTCCAACCTGGGATGATTCGGTTCCGAGCACGCCGAAGCGGAGTTCGCAATCGACGTCATCTTCCCAGCGGTCTCGTTCGGGTAGCCGAGGTCCGTACCCCGATCCGCTTTACGACGACTACGATGCACCGAGTGCGCCGACCCGGCAACCGTCTCGCCAAGGCACATACGGCACACCTCCGACACGGTTGAGCAGCCGGGTGCCGACGCGAAGCACACGACCGGTGCAAGATCCGTATCGCGACCCGTACAGCGGCTACGATGATTCGTATGCCGGCGAACCGTACTATCCGGAACCGCAGTATCCCGCCCAGCAAGCGCCACGGTCAGCTGCGGCAAGCCAATACGATCTCTATGCAGAACCGGCCGCAGAACTGGATTGGGACAACGCTGGAGTTTACGAGGACGCTCCTCCACAACGGCGGGGTCGAAAAACCCGGCACCGGTCACGCCAGGCCAGACCGGCGGTTAGTATCGCGCGTCCGGCCATCTCGGACGGAGCGCTCGCGACTATCGTCGGTGTGGCTGCGATCGGGCTGTTGTTGATGAGCGGGGTCGTTTGGTGGGGGATCGGAGATCTGGCGAACACCATTCCCTGGCATCTCAATGCGTCGGGTGATGTCGACCAATGGGTCTCGAATGCGACGCTCTGGAGGATTCCGTTCGGGGTCTTCATGACGATGGTCATCGGACTCGCGCTTGGCGCATTCCTCTGGAAACGGGATCGGTTCGCTGCCCGATTCATCGTGGCGTCGCTTTGCATCGTCCAGGTTCTGGCCTGGGTAGCCGTCGTCGATCAGCTTTGGTAGATTGCGCTCGATCGCGCGCATCACGGGGAGGTCGGATTCGGCCTCCTCGTTCGCTGTCAGGAGCGTAAGGGCAGCCACATGGCAAATCTCGTCACGATCGGCCGTCTCATTCTGCTTTTCGTTGCTGTCTACGTTCTCTACCGTGGCGGTGTGACCGCCATTGCCATCGCCGCCATCGCGATCGGCGTAGCCATCCTACTCGACGGTCTGGACGGCTGGGTCGCGCGCCGCTACAACGAGACCGGCCCCCTCGGCGCGGCGTTCGATATCGCGGGTGACCGCATCGCCGAAAATGTGCTCTGGGTCGTGTATGCGGACCTCGGGCTCATTCCCATCTGGGTCCCGCTCCTCATGCTCACACGAGGCTTTCTC
This genomic interval carries:
- a CDS encoding peptidylprolyl isomerase; the protein is MANPESNQPEKQSAKTTSKSSSRSSTSARSGGAQSKSRLTDKSQPKKRISRRQQDDKNTRILYGVLGAAAVIIALVLVGQAVNQYYLTPRKVLATVNGTEITREDYWKYRSNVLVNQISQYQQYASFFQGEQQQQYLAMAQQASVQLDEVWGSKDTDPTTLQSMIDDQVYLDGLDSLGLAITDEDVQNFIDERFANPEAPLFTPTNTPTLIPQRAEWATETAVSLAATTTAEAQGSPDFGSPEAVASPEGDSGTPVVPSAVEDGTPSASPSVAESTPVAAESTPVSNATPAGEIGSPEAVVETSTSGTPGSGTPAAATPVPTQTPNQDQVRETATANFDTYSEQVFDLTHMNHDDYVRLVAKPALARDLVTNHFAQQVGQSAEQVHARHILVGTEELANKLYEDLQTDPDAFAQLAEENSIDTGTAPNGGDLGWFTRGVMVEPFEEVAFELAPDAISEPVQTQFGWHIIQVLEHENDRALTDEQIDQTISAETDRWLADQREAASISSVVKPTPTPSVQEFVPPADAPTVAPTVVPASPVASDETKDDGTPSASPVAE
- a CDS encoding single-stranded DNA-binding protein; this translates as MSFANITLMGNLGSDPETRYTPNGRLNVRFSVATNRRWTDSNGQQQERTTWFRVTAWGNQAEGLVKLMDQGYLGKGRQVVVTGRLEANEYTGNDGSLRTSLDVTANDVQLVGGRNDGSGSGFGGGQQGGFSGSRTQQSGGSADRFDDLPDSGDVDDIPF
- the rpsF gene encoding 30S ribosomal protein S6, which gives rise to MRTDSSARFYELMSISVPDGTPEELIETSQSVGGYIEAAGGRVLRSSNESPWGRRRLAYPIRHESTDLRDGFYTLYHFEIQPEGLESIEREIRLNERIIRHLLLQLDSEPIFVEEEEVVTETTDPETGETVITDETIVTAEDPATGEAVVVDEVEVAVVDAAGEVEVVADEIEVAVVDADGEVEVVADEIEVVSAEEE
- a CDS encoding aminotransferase class I/II-fold pyridoxal phosphate-dependent enzyme codes for the protein MQTKPRDVADFLAARVKNAAPSPTVAVSNKARELKAQGIDVIDLGGGDPDFITPENIRLAATEAMNAGDTHYVASNGTPALKKAISKKLLADNQLEYDPSEIMVTPGGKQALFAAMLATVEEGVDILLLEPAWVSYVSMVEIAGGRAIPVSLDPDSNFRVTRELLEAAVTPGTRGLVVNSPSNPTGRVLTLDEINTICAFAIEHDILVYTDEMYEKIIYGGRKHYSIANFPGMWDRTLTFNGLSKA